From Micropterus dolomieu isolate WLL.071019.BEF.003 ecotype Adirondacks linkage group LG06, ASM2129224v1, whole genome shotgun sequence:
AGTGCAGATCTCTGGCAGATTCTGAAACATGGTCAGCGCTGAGTCAACTCTAACCTTTAGTCTGTTTCTGTTATCAGACTGAGAGATGGGAGTTTGACTCTTCAGGCATTAAGTTATCTTAACTGGTGAATGCATGGAATTACTGACGCATACAAAAAGTCTTACTTTATCCTAACCTTGCTCATACAAAGGTGTGAAAAGATAGAACAAAGTATCCAAATTGGTGCAAATTATTACCTACGTGTaaccacacacacccacctgtttttcttttcctctatGAATATATCGCCTGCTGATAGCTATCAATTTAAACAAAATCTCTTTACAGTGCAGTGCAGCATGCAAATAATGTACTATCAAGATCTATACTATAAAGATCTGGTCGAGCATTGCATGGTCAGTTCAAAGCCTAAAATTTGAGATTAAAAGTTTGAGATTAACAAAGGAGAAACGCAAACACAAGCTTTACTCCCTTATctcattattaaaacaaaatataacacattCTATTATGGCAATCTTCACAGTTACATAAATTTGAaatttaaagctgctataatcaatttacttttttttattaacaatagATCACGTGGCTACTTAATTGAACGAGGTCGCCGACGAACACAGCTAGCAAGCTAAAGAGCCAAATTGAGCTAAAAGAAGAGATAATACTGGACTGGATttatcaggtggacacaaacacaacctcaagctaatgttgctctgtgtctgctggatgtgtaaaaagGCAAATATTTGCTATTACGTTTGACATATCAATGAATACATGCATGATATTAACTTAAAAGTTGATGTCATGCATGTATGTCAGATATGTCTATGTGTTACAGGGACACTTTTTATCCAAGGGAACCTTTAAAACCCAAGGTCCCTTTAAAATACTAGTTATGTCACATGATATCTAAAGGTGGTTTTCCCTCTTTGAATTCAAACTGTCATCTTTAACCACCCATATGCACCTTAAACTCAAGCTAATGAGGcatgtaaaagtaaaacagacccACAGCATTCAGCAGGGAGTTTTGAATTAAATGGTTGGAGTGTTTTGTCTGTACACAACCACACTGTGTGGTAATAGATggtggagataaaaaaaaaacaataaacaactaCCATCCATATCTTTGTGTTCTGATGTTAATCTACAAGATCCTTGTTTCATGTTATCTTCATAGAAGAGTGACTGTGAGATTAATTTTACTCTTGGAGTGCTATGCTCTTTGTTCAGCTATGGGGGCTGTCGTTCATGCTAGGTGCCCTGGTCTCCTTATATTTATTCCAAACAAACAAGCTGTTCAGCTTTCTGCTGCCGGAAATGTAAACTGTGTCAGCCTTTATAGCCCagagaggattttttttttgtcaggaaAGGCCATGTGGAGTATTACTGGATATTGGCTGAATAACTACATGTTTAATCAGTTTATTTGAGCAGGTTTAAATGTGAGAATGCACAAGATTAATATGGGTAACCTATACAGCTTTGTTCATACCTATGACATCTCATCCTCCCGCACTCTGCGCTCTTTAACACATTAAATGATTTTTTCAAGCAACAAAAAGTCAGCTCGAGGCCCAGTTTCTCTCCTTTGACACACATTTCCTGCATTTGTTTGAGAGATATTTTAAGTCAAGGCTGAAAATCCACATGTACTCTTCTTATTTccgtgtttattttttgttcggGACTCTTAAAGAGGAGCTCccattattattttacataaaggTTAACAAGGAGTCACTTGATCGTCTAAGTTTCAACATGGAGATATGTACAAACTGGTGGCGTGGTGATTGAAAGACGTGGCCATTTAatagtgtttttggagcttgacagCATGGATGTATCATAAGAACTGGATACTGGATTAAAAGATGGTGTCTATTCATTTGAATGAAAATTGCTCGCCTAGTGCAGAAGCCAAAAAAGCTTTCTGCTAGGTCTGCTCAGTCCCACTCAGCCCATAGGCTTTATAATGGGAGGATACCACACACTTAAAAATAGCTTTTCTAGTACACCACTTTGGTCAGGTCAAGactgacattttgtacagacattcatgtcccaCTCAGGatgaaatgtaataatttacCTTAAACTTTCATCTAGCAACATCATCAGGTCATCGGTCAAAAACTAATGACACTACATCAGAGTCAGCTATtcaaatgctagcatgctaacatgctaaattaaGATGGTTAAACATGTTGATGGTAAACATAATACCTGCTAAAATCCATCATGTTttaatattagcatgctaatattagcatttagctgaaagtACCATAGTGCCAAGTTTtgttataacattttaaatttaactaGGAACATGAGATACAAATACAAGAACAGGAGGACTAAAATGAAGttgtcaaataaacacacaatagGATTTAGGCGCAGTCACCTCTTAGTAGTTCCCCCTGTATTTTGCCACCTTGTCTTTTTGTTGTCGAAGGGTAATTCTTCCCATAGAGCGAAGATAATTATCAGTCTACAAAAACGTCTATAGTGCAGTGCAGCCATAAAGATCTTCCGGAGATAGATAGGAATTTTACATTAACCTTATTTCAGTGAGTGAATCGGTAGAAGTACTCTGAGTTTTTCAGACTTGTAGCCACAGCTCCTCCGTGatttccatttctgttttaatgatggcaaataatgattattttcattattgatttgtctgctgattattttctgcaATAATTGATTGTTTGGACTAGCTGACATATTAGACCTATAATAGATGTctaagaaaaccagcaaatagtcacattttagaagctgaaAAAAGATTAATCGATTAGCAAAATAGTTGGCAGTTAATTTCCTGTGGATCAGTTGTTTCAGTTATAGTTGTTTCTGTTTGCTTATTATTTGTGATGAGATTTGCTGGAATTATAAGTGAGTCAATATGATTTCTTGCTGCCACTCTCTGCCTAAAGTCAGTTCACCACCACTCCTGCTGTTGTGACAAAGTGCCTTTTTCTCATAAGCAGGTGAAGTGAGGTTTCATTGTTGTTAAGCGGTCTAGATAATCACATATACCCTCCAGCTGATAACGGTGGTCCTGCCTAAACCCTCCACTGGTAATGAATTGACCCTGTTGTTGGGGAGTTAGCACATTCCTGCCTCCCAACTGTCGAGCAGCTTTCAACTCTATTGTGGTGGGTGAGGAAGTCTGATGTTACGACCAAACACActccctctttttctgtctctccatgTCTGCTTCACATGTATGTCTTTTGAAAAGACAGGCCTTGTTTATGTCAACCACATATGCTTTTATGTTCGGGCAGCGTCACCAAGTACATACGAGTTAGGAAGTGACCAGCAATTAGTCTCCAAGAGCAGGGTTTCCCAAATGTTGTCATGTCACAGCCTCCCAATTAGACACACGGCAGGAATTAAACCTTAGATGAAAATAGTCATAGAGGGGTAATTTCTACTAATTACAGTGAAATTAAACACTTTCACATTATTTTAAGGACCTTCTCCAAGCCTGTCATGGTCATTTATGCTGTATATACAGCATGTGtacttttgtgtgtttgcaaatGAAAATTAGCTTCATGGTTAAAGCCGGCATATTGTCATGTACTTGATAAATAACGTCAAGTAAAGGTCTTTTTAATGACTTATACATCAGATTCAAGGGGCTTTACAGTCTACATGGTTAAACTAGACAACCTGCTTGGTGAACTAGGCTACAGCTTCACCtttgagtaatgtttgttttactCTGATCTGCCAATAAACGGCACAGCCTTCATGTGAAAGTCATAGTAGCATCTGTTTTCTCCCCAACAGCCGAACACTGGACTCCTGATCTCCAGTGACCTGTGTCACCATGCCAACTCCCACAATCCTCACAGCAACCAGGAGTCCTCAGAGAAGTTGCTAGGTTTACAAGCCCATTTACATCTGTGTGAGCCTACTTAAAGTTGATTCCCTGCAGTACTGAGAGAGAGACCAGGAGGCAGGTAGGGCTGCCTGAGAAAAAGGCAGGGGATGCTACTGTAGCACTAGGGGATGATTAAGTCACATTTTCTGctctgttttactgtattttctgtttcagagatgGTTTCCCAACAGACCCTGCTGATTTTCATGTTGCTGGTGAAGACAGGACTTGTGGGTGGATGTGTGTGTCCAGCAGCCACCATTTTGTCTCAGTTTCCCTCTGAGGTTCCTGCTGACATCTGTTGCTTGAACTACTCTGGCTCTGCTTTCAGCCATGTGCGCTGGTCTGTGTTTACTAATGAAACAAACGTAGAGACACTGGATCTGTCCTTCTGTAATATCAGTTCTATTGATATGAATGGCAAAGAGGCCTCTACCTTGCAGAAGGTTTACTTAGGTCATAATAGACTAACAACGTTGCCAAGGGAGTTTCTAGCCAGCCAGCTCAGCCTGACAGAGGTGGATCTGAGCATGAACCTGATTCAGGAGCTTCCTGAGGGCTTTCTTCAGGACTCTGACAGTCTCCAGAAGCTGGATCTGCAGGGAAACCAGCTACGCTTCCTCCCAGGCTCTGTACTGGAGAAGTCCAGTCTGCTAAGGCTGGAGCTGGATGGGAACCCCTGGGACTGCTCCTGTTTGTTACTGGAAGGCCTGGAGGAAGGCAGGAAGGTTAATAGGACCACTAAGCTGCAGGATCTGGTGGGGAACTTGACCTGCGTCTCTCCCAGACACCTTGCCGGCAGGACTGTGTGGTCGATGAGGCTTAATGAAGTGTGCCGCCCGGCTGGTCTCACTGCACTCTTTATAGTGCTCCCTCTTCTCATCCTCTCTGCCTTGGTGCTCTGCTGGTGCTGtgggaggaagaagaaagaagcaCCTGTAAGCACCCCCAAAAAGAGAGTTACCAGCTCCAACTGCAATGGCCAGAAGCATCATAGAATGCAGCAACCTGCAGCCACTGAGCAGAATAAAGCTGGACACTGTGGCAATGAAGGGATCCTGAAGAACCAGCTGCTGCTGCGCCCGGCATCCGCCCTCCTGGGCAGCACCAGGGACATTTATGAAGAGGTGGAGATTAAGATGGGCTCAGTGGAGTCTCTTCCCCCAGTCTCGTCACACTGTTCCAGCTCCACAGAGGGGAAGCAGGGCTCCCAGGAGCCAGACGGGGCCAGCAAGACAGAGCTGGACACAGTCAGTGTGACAGAAGTGATGAAAGACTCAGCAGACAGGGAGAAGGCTTACCTGACCCAGTCAACTGAATACTACAGCCTGGTGCCAGGTATCGAACTGGAGGACTCAGATCATGGCGAGTATGAAAATGTTGACCTCTCGTGACGGCATCTTAAAGGAATAGtgaaacattttgggaaatacacttttgttttcttgATAAGAGATCACGAGATTTGATGAGAAAATCTCCACCaatcacatgtttgtgtgttaaaagcCCTTAAAACCTAATTTCTAAATCAACTTCTTACTTTTAGTCATGCGGTCTTACATGAGCGCAAATATTTTTCTGCTTAAGTGAATTCACACAAGaaatttttgtatttgtgttgttatCTGTGCTCTTCTCACTAGTCTGAACCAAACCCACACAGCCCTGATTAAGCACAGTGGTTGAGTTTTTGTCTGTTAAAAAACACATAAGgatatttttttaacttaaaatttGATTGTTGTTTTGAAACCAAGTTTTCAGGGGCTTTATGTACGAAGCTGGAGCCagagttagcctagcttagcataacgaagcagggggaaacagctagcctggttcaaTCCAACTTAGAAATCATGCCTACATACACCCTTTAAAGGTCGGCTTGGTGACAAAGTGACTGCTTGCAAGGCTAGTTGGAAAACTAGCTGGTGAACTAACTGCTAACACAAAAGCTAGCTCTAGTCAGTCACAATACCTGTCTTCTTCTGTAGTGGGTTGTTCTCTTCATCATTTAATTGAGTAAAGACAATTCTCTGAACGACAGGAACTAGCTTGCTAAGAGAGTCATTGTGCAAGTTCATGAGCTGGGTCGCTAACAGGACAATATGTGTTTCTTATGTATTTGTACCATTGAGACCTGTCTCATAACTGTCTCTTTTGTACACTGACAGAGGAGgttgaataaaaatgtttagcGCAACACAGCTAGTAAGCTAGGATAGCGTCCTCCATTTTGGAGTCAGAGGTCAGAACTGTTAAGGTAGGTATTGTTCACCTAACTGAACGAGACTGTAGCGATTCCATTTAAATCCTTTAGTGTCTGTGGGCTGATTTTTAACTTTCTCATTGcctccagtcttcatgctaagccaGCCTCACCTTCTGGGTCCAGGTCCATTAACTCACAAATGAGTATCACTTCATcaaactctcggcaagaaaatgaattaagtaaaattaagtgtttcctaaaatgtcaaattattcctttaaatgcACTAAATAGAaacagtttatgtgtgtgtgttacagaaaAAAGCAAGTTATATAATGACACAAAGACAGCCTGGTCTGACCACTGTAGTATCACAATGTAAGAGGAAGTGATTTAATCCAGACTTTTTCCTGTGGGACCTGAGGAACGCAGTGATGGTTTGAAAGGGAGGCCCCATATTTGCTCTGGAAGAAAATTGCAAGGCACAAAGACATTTATTCTATTTAATGCTACTCttcatgttgttttcatgtCTATTACAAAGAGCAGGGCATATGTTTATATGTCTATGTTTAATTACTGTAGGTCAACCAAGCTTTTGTATTTACTTTACCTCACCCAAGTGTGATTGTTATATGCATTCCAGTTGGACTTAGGTGTTATACTGCAAACAGGATGTTCCGTCACCTTTAGCTGCACATTCATGTAGGTGCTAAATAGTGACTAATCCCTCACATTTAATTCAGTGTGAAATGTGGAATGTAAAGCTTAGACAAGATGTCTAAATTTATGTCATTATTAAGCAAGGATAAAAGGACAGACGCTTGCTTATGCTTTACGTCACATACAAAAATGTGCATTTATATTGGTAAATGGCAGGGTGGTCAGCTCTAAACGCTGTTGAATTCTAGTTTAAGATGGAAATATCTGTAGTGCCGGGTCTAGTAAAGTGAGATTACCAGCATTTCTTTGCAGTGGTGCTACAATAAAATAACACTGGAGAGGACATGTACACAAAAGACAACACTGAATATCATGGTCATGGTGGAGGTGCAGGATGCAGACACTCCGTTGTTACCAAAGATGTGGAAAAGAGACAGACGTCCCACTCTCACACTTGCTGGCTCTGAATACTAATTGGTTTGTGTTCAGTAGAGAGACAAAGGGAGTGGGTGCAGCTAAGGGTGTGGAACTTCctggaatttaaaaaaaatcccagaCGGATTTTCACGTATTTTCCATCAAAGCTTTATTTATGaacagtgaaaaagaaaaacagagaaatgagTGAATGTtgcattttgtaattttgtacaATTTCTGCACAGAAATATAACATTTCATTGTAAACAGGGCCATAGCCCTGAGTCACTGAAgtcatgtattttcttttaaatgtatttatttttaggatACACATAGGAACAGTGACAGATTTCACATACTTCTTTGCGATTTTTGAAACTGTGGGCTGACAAAAGCAGGCTTTTTATTCTGGCAACTTTGCAGGCTGAAACTACGTCACTGTTGGATTTTTATCAGCTTAAGCTAGCTAGGTTAGCTGATTAAGCTAACAACATTAATTGGTTAAAACAACTCTCTCAGGCTGACTTTTTATTGTTTCCAGAACACTTTTTAAACTGAGATTTGTATAAAAGGGTCTTGAATATGCACTTGATAGCTACATAAATTATATAatgcaacaataaaaaataaggcTAAAGCTACAAATGTCCCTGGCAGAAAGACAATGTTAGCTCACATACTTAAGCATAATGTAGTAAGTTAATGATGTGCTCTTTGCCTTGGAAGAAACGCTTGGTATTTAGCTTACTTTATAGTCGGGAATGGCAACGATTAAGGCGTAGGCCTACATTAGAGCAGATAAACAAACTGGTTTTTCATGTatacttttgttcttttttaattttggaaAGGCTAAAAAAGGGTACACCACACTATAGCACCATTATTATCCAAAATTTGACAGGCCTGCTGTGTCTATAATGGTAGCTATGCTATGATGGTGCACTGGATGGGTTTAGCAAATAGTTTATTAAAACCTTGTACATAGCGGGTATTTAAAATTTCAGTcttgaatatttttaaatgcatcTACTTTCAGGCcagcaaataataaataaataacaaataattcaTTTGAACCAGAATTTCATTCCTGCCAGTATAGAAAAGGTGAGTGTGTACGTTTCAAGTGAAATTAGGCCTTATGGAGTGTTTGATGGCAGTGTATCTTGTCAGAAATGGTTAAACTGCTACAGTAACAGCTACTAAATTACAGTACAGTAGCATTAATAATCATTCTGTTACAATACAATGTGTACAATGTGTTACTGCTATGATACTTAATAAAAGCACTGATTTTCGTCATTATATTTTTTTGGTATACAAAACGTTTGAATATTGTTGAAAAAATTTATGCTTTTTTCAAGTATTTTGCCTAAGGATAATGATCATGAAGACTAACACCATAAACAAGAGAGGaatgaaaaaaaggaaactgtGTCATTAGCTTTTTGCAATTTTGAGAACATGCTCCAGATCTTGTCATTCAAGCTCTTTCTGTTACCTCTCAGCTCTTTCTGCCCCGACAATGACCCAGACCAGCCCCAGCTACCTGAAAtcccacttttcttttgagctCTAATTTCACTCACTGTGGGAAGTTGTAATTGCCGCATTGGGTTACCCAAAAGATCAGTAGTGAGCTGCTCACTCTGTCTTTCAGGCCTGAGCCCCAACCAGTAGATCCAGTAGCTGAGGCCAGGAAATGGCTGTGCAGGAACAGTTGTTGGAGTATCCATTGATGCAAATTTGGGAGTGTATTTCATCTAGCTCACAGACCAACCTCTGACTCCAGATTTACACAGGATGGTGATACAAACATAAAAGTGGAAAGTCCTtgtgatataaaaatatattgctGTGCCATATTtaagtacaaaaataaaaaatcatggCAGCTAAACAAGAGACATCTCAGAAAAAGTATGCTGTACTAAAAGCTGATAGTTTCGTAGATAATGAGCATTAAAACTACTTACTTACACAGCATTAAACATGTTTGATGCccttttaatgttttctgtcaATAAAAGAGCCTTTGGGTGTCTTTGTTTATGAGATAAACAGACCGTGAGGCCACAGGGCTGAGGCTGAGCGCGCTGCTGCATATTAACAGAGCACCATCTAGTGACAGGAATGGAAACTACCATATATCAACCAAACAAACATGAGTACTTTAGTATGATGATGAATACATGATACTATGGGTAATAGATGCAATGATTTTA
This genomic window contains:
- the si:ch211-106k21.5 gene encoding leucine-rich repeat and fibronectin type-III domain-containing protein 5; translation: MVSQQTLLIFMLLVKTGLVGGCVCPAATILSQFPSEVPADICCLNYSGSAFSHVRWSVFTNETNVETLDLSFCNISSIDMNGKEASTLQKVYLGHNRLTTLPREFLASQLSLTEVDLSMNLIQELPEGFLQDSDSLQKLDLQGNQLRFLPGSVLEKSSLLRLELDGNPWDCSCLLLEGLEEGRKVNRTTKLQDLVGNLTCVSPRHLAGRTVWSMRLNEVCRPAGLTALFIVLPLLILSALVLCWCCGRKKKEAPVSTPKKRVTSSNCNGQKHHRMQQPAATEQNKAGHCGNEGILKNQLLLRPASALLGSTRDIYEEVEIKMGSVESLPPVSSHCSSSTEGKQGSQEPDGASKTELDTVSVTEVMKDSADREKAYLTQSTEYYSLVPGIELEDSDHGEYENVDLS